One genomic region from Sulfurimonas sp. encodes:
- a CDS encoding IS3 family transposase, translating into MSAKRKSYSANFKAKVVLEVLEGEKTVNEIASGYEVLPLSLRNWKKQFLENMSLAFDKSTVVKEYKDEIDTLKYEKDAIAKKLGETIVEKDFLVEKLKSLASSKERKTLLDAKHKLSQNKQCQLLQVSKSSLYYTPTKPFSRGKDLKILDAINNIYSDFPSYGSRRIHAQLLRDGYSIGKKFVKKAMKYMGIEALYPKPKTTTANKEHYKYPYLLKDFRDYAGRVVIEKTNQVWSTDITYIKLEKGFVYLAAIIDWHSKKILSWKLSNTMDISLVKSVLNEALAFYPKPEIFNTDQGSQYTSKVHVDILKKHNIKISMDGKGRATDNICIERFWRSIKYEEIYLNEYKNIKSLNRAIKIYMNSYNKKRLHSAIGYKTPNEVYYKAVNNLDPKGAKLLPLVS; encoded by the coding sequence ATGAGTGCAAAAAGAAAAAGTTATAGTGCAAATTTTAAAGCAAAAGTAGTACTGGAAGTTTTAGAGGGTGAAAAAACTGTTAATGAAATAGCTAGTGGATATGAAGTCCTACCTCTAAGTTTAAGAAATTGGAAAAAACAGTTTCTTGAGAATATGTCATTAGCATTTGATAAAAGTACTGTTGTAAAAGAATACAAAGATGAAATTGATACTCTTAAATATGAAAAAGATGCAATTGCAAAAAAACTTGGAGAGACAATTGTTGAGAAGGATTTTCTTGTGGAAAAGCTAAAAAGCTTGGCCTCATCTAAAGAGAGAAAAACTCTACTTGATGCTAAGCATAAATTATCACAGAATAAGCAGTGTCAATTGCTACAGGTAAGTAAGTCGAGTTTGTACTATACTCCAACTAAACCGTTTAGTAGAGGTAAAGACTTGAAAATATTAGATGCTATAAATAATATATATTCAGACTTTCCATCATATGGAAGTAGAAGAATTCATGCTCAACTTTTAAGAGATGGGTATAGCATAGGGAAAAAGTTCGTTAAGAAAGCTATGAAGTATATGGGTATAGAAGCCTTGTATCCTAAGCCTAAGACCACTACAGCAAACAAAGAACATTATAAGTATCCATATCTCCTAAAAGATTTTAGAGATTATGCTGGACGTGTTGTAATTGAAAAAACTAATCAAGTCTGGAGTACAGATATTACTTATATCAAACTGGAAAAAGGCTTTGTATATTTAGCCGCAATAATAGATTGGCATAGTAAAAAAATACTCTCATGGAAACTTTCTAACACAATGGATATTTCCTTAGTTAAAAGTGTGTTAAATGAAGCACTCGCATTTTATCCTAAACCAGAGATATTTAACACAGACCAGGGAAGTCAATATACTTCAAAAGTTCATGTTGATATTCTCAAAAAACACAACATTAAAATTTCAATGGATGGAAAAGGTAGAGCTACTGATAATATTTGCATCGAAAGATTCTGGCGAAGTATTAAGTATGAAGAAATTTATCTGAATGAATATAAGAATATAAAATCTCTCAATCGAGCAATAAAAATATATATGAACTCTTACAACAAAAAAAGATTACATTCGGCGATTGGATATAAAACTCCAAATGAAGTTTATTATAAAGCTGTCAATAATTTAGATCCTAAAGGAGCAAAACTGTTACCACTGGTATCGTAA
- a CDS encoding transporter substrate-binding domain-containing protein, whose product MKHILKVMLIAILALTTLNADTRLQKIVKKGELVLGTSGNMTPMTRSINGGKDAVGFDIDLAKTMADTMGVELVIKVIAFDKLIPALKSGKVDIVISNMTITPRRNTQVAFVGPYLTSGKCLITKKPSLASAQKEELNKAFNKMVVIKGSTSEEFIKIGMPKVQAITVESEEEAINMVRESKVAAMLTDYPVCLSVVANNPKDNFIPIPSTLSYEPIGIAIAPQNTHLLNWIQNFSVRANKMGLFEVLGKKWLGK is encoded by the coding sequence ATGAAACATATTTTAAAGGTAATGTTAATAGCAATTCTTGCATTGACAACGCTAAATGCTGATACAAGACTACAAAAGATAGTAAAAAAAGGTGAACTTGTTTTAGGTACATCTGGAAATATGACACCAATGACTCGTTCCATAAATGGCGGAAAAGATGCAGTTGGTTTTGATATAGATTTGGCAAAAACTATGGCAGATACTATGGGAGTTGAACTTGTTATAAAGGTAATAGCATTTGATAAACTAATCCCTGCATTAAAAAGTGGAAAAGTGGATATAGTTATCTCAAACATGACAATCACGCCAAGAAGAAACACTCAGGTTGCTTTTGTTGGACCATATTTAACATCTGGAAAATGTCTTATAACAAAAAAACCATCTTTAGCATCCGCACAAAAAGAAGAACTTAACAAAGCATTTAATAAAATGGTTGTTATAAAGGGCTCTACAAGTGAAGAGTTTATAAAAATCGGTATGCCAAAAGTTCAAGCTATAACAGTTGAGTCAGAAGAAGAAGCGATAAATATGGTACGAGAATCAAAAGTAGCTGCAATGCTTACAGATTACCCAGTATGTTTATCAGTTGTGGCAAATAATCCAAAAGATAATTTTATACCTATTCCATCTACTTTATCTTACGAGCCGATAGGAATTGCTATCGCACCACAAAATACTCATCTATTAAACTGGATTCAAAACTTTTCAGTTAGAGCAAACAAAATGGGACTCTTTGAAGTTCTAGGTAAGAAGTGGCTAGGTAAATAA
- the pepN gene encoding aminopeptidase N — protein MKKIKTIYLKDYKKPEFDIQKTQLIFELFQEHTVVTNTMKIKKLDATIKDIKLDSIDLELLDIWLNDLKLNDSRYIIDKESLTILNVPSEFSLKIINKIYPHKNTELEGLYKSGSIFCTQNEPEGFRKITPFLDRPDVMSIYTTTIIADQDKYPTLLSNGNKKNCHDFLNGRHGTTWHDPHPKPSYLFALVAGDLGIVSDEFTTASGEEVELNIYCDKGNESECSHAMKSLKEAMVWDEEKYGREYDLEIYNIVAVDSFNMGAMENKGLNIFNSHYVLADETKATDANFMGIQSVIAHEYFHNWTGNRITCRDWFQLTLKEGLTVFRDQCFSADLNSSEVQRIEDVKSLRERQFVEDASPTTHPIQPKSYISMNNFYTATVYEKGAEVIRMIHTLLGEKKYRDATDLYFKTFDARAVTTTDFLWAMSEASGVDLKAFELWYHQSGTPKLQVSQKFENGIYTLSLTQVIPKSVDAKEQKPYYYPLKVGLIGLDGNEILEQILIISKEKEDFIFEGLASKPYLSINRDFSAPIIIDQDVKEYSFLMKHDTNSFIRYESTQSFGIDTIEQIISNGLIDNEYIDSFGYLLDLDIELSYKALLLELPSISTLMQRQKEVDVEPLYFAKNRLLKELASIHKEKLLKIYKDLDSLSIGKRAIKNRVLNILSALESEEIIILAKKQYEESLTMTDKMAALIILEDISKEESNEALKHFYGIYKDDTLVMNKYFGILASSSREGVLKRVIDLQDDKSYDKKIPNLVRSLIGTFTRNYKYFHSKDGDGYKFIADKIIEIDKINAQMASGLCSSFRIYDRLNKSNKNVMKIELERIISTQSLSKNSYEIVSKILKD, from the coding sequence ATGAAAAAGATTAAAACTATTTACTTAAAAGATTACAAAAAGCCAGAGTTTGATATTCAAAAGACTCAACTAATTTTTGAACTATTCCAAGAACATACAGTAGTTACAAATACTATGAAAATTAAAAAGCTAGATGCCACAATAAAAGATATAAAACTAGATAGTATCGACTTGGAACTTTTAGATATTTGGTTAAATGATTTAAAATTAAATGATAGTAGATATATTATAGATAAAGAGAGTTTAACTATTTTAAATGTTCCATCAGAATTTAGTTTAAAAATCATCAATAAGATTTATCCGCATAAAAATACAGAACTTGAGGGACTTTACAAATCTGGTTCTATATTTTGTACTCAAAATGAGCCTGAAGGTTTTAGAAAAATCACACCATTTCTAGATCGACCAGATGTTATGAGCATCTATACAACAACAATCATTGCAGATCAAGATAAGTACCCTACTCTTTTGAGTAATGGAAACAAAAAAAACTGTCATGATTTTTTAAATGGCAGACATGGAACTACTTGGCATGACCCTCATCCAAAACCATCGTACCTTTTTGCTTTAGTTGCTGGTGACTTAGGTATCGTTAGTGATGAGTTTACAACTGCATCTGGTGAAGAAGTAGAGTTAAATATATACTGCGACAAAGGAAATGAATCAGAGTGTTCGCATGCTATGAAGTCTTTAAAAGAAGCTATGGTTTGGGACGAAGAAAAATATGGACGGGAGTATGATTTAGAGATTTATAACATAGTTGCTGTTGATAGTTTTAACATGGGAGCGATGGAAAACAAAGGCTTAAATATTTTTAATTCTCACTATGTTTTAGCCGATGAAACAAAAGCAACAGATGCTAATTTTATGGGCATACAGAGTGTTATCGCTCATGAATATTTTCACAATTGGACAGGCAATCGCATAACTTGTCGTGACTGGTTTCAACTTACTCTAAAAGAAGGACTAACTGTTTTTCGTGACCAATGCTTCTCTGCTGATTTAAACTCTAGTGAAGTACAACGAATAGAAGATGTAAAATCATTAAGAGAGCGTCAATTTGTAGAAGACGCTTCACCAACAACTCACCCTATTCAGCCAAAATCATACATATCTATGAACAATTTTTATACTGCCACAGTTTATGAAAAAGGTGCTGAAGTCATTAGAATGATTCATACTCTTTTGGGTGAAAAAAAATACAGAGATGCAACAGATTTATATTTTAAAACATTTGATGCTAGGGCAGTTACAACAACTGACTTCTTGTGGGCTATGAGCGAGGCTAGTGGTGTTGATTTAAAAGCATTTGAGCTTTGGTATCATCAGTCTGGAACTCCAAAACTTCAAGTATCTCAAAAGTTTGAAAATGGCATCTATACTCTTAGCTTAACGCAAGTAATCCCTAAAAGTGTAGATGCTAAAGAACAAAAGCCTTATTATTATCCGTTAAAAGTAGGACTTATTGGTTTAGATGGAAATGAAATATTGGAACAAATTTTAATCATTTCAAAAGAAAAAGAAGATTTTATATTTGAAGGGTTAGCATCTAAGCCTTACTTATCTATAAATCGTGATTTTTCAGCACCAATAATAATTGATCAAGATGTAAAAGAGTACTCATTTTTAATGAAACATGACACAAATAGTTTTATAAGGTATGAATCAACACAATCTTTTGGCATCGATACAATAGAGCAAATCATCTCCAATGGCTTGATAGATAATGAATATATAGACTCATTTGGTTATCTACTTGACCTAGATATTGAGCTTTCTTACAAAGCTTTGCTTTTAGAACTACCATCTATTTCTACTCTAATGCAAAGACAAAAAGAAGTTGATGTTGAGCCTTTATATTTTGCGAAAAACAGACTACTTAAAGAGTTAGCATCTATACATAAAGAAAAACTATTAAAAATTTACAAAGACTTAGATTCTTTAAGTATTGGAAAAAGAGCTATAAAAAATAGAGTTTTAAATATATTATCAGCATTAGAGAGTGAAGAAATTATAATCTTGGCAAAAAAGCAATATGAAGAATCTTTAACTATGACTGATAAAATGGCTGCTTTAATAATCCTTGAAGATATATCAAAAGAAGAATCTAACGAAGCATTAAAACATTTTTATGGCATCTATAAAGATGATACTTTAGTTATGAACAAATACTTTGGGATTTTAGCCTCATCTTCAAGAGAAGGTGTTTTAAAACGAGTTATTGATTTACAAGACGACAAATCCTATGATAAAAAAATTCCAAATTTAGTGCGTTCTTTAATTGGTACATTTACAAGAAACTACAAATATTTTCACTCTAAAGATGGAGATGGATATAAATTTATAGCAGATAAAATTATTGAAATAGATAAAATAAATGCTCAAATGGCTTCAGGACTCTGTTCTTCATTTAGAATTTATGATAGATTGAACAAATCTAATAAAAATGTGATGAAAATTGAGCTAGAGCGTATCATTTCTACACAGAGTCTTTCTAAAAATTCTTATGAAATCGTTAGTAAAATCTTAAAAGATTAA
- a CDS encoding NAD(P)/FAD-dependent oxidoreductase codes for MARLVILGAGVAGHTAASFAAKWLGKEHEVVVVTPNAKWNWIPSNIWVGVGEMSKEEVTFDLAPVYEKAGATYKQAKAVSINPEGSEAIDKSFVTIEYTGQDKIGTTEEVEYDYLINATGPKLNFGATPGLGEGTNLGEHTVSVCTADHAVHASHKLNECIDKMKAGQKQKFLIGTGHGMCTCQGAAFEYIFNIEHKLQEKGVRDMADITWISNESFLGDFGMGGLHFKMGGFITSSKVFAESLYAERGMDWIIGAHVNKVESGMVTYESLDGSIDTQAFDFAMLIPPFAGVGMKAYSKDGSDITDTVFAPNGMMKVDADYTKTSYADWEPKDWPKTLQSPVYKNIFAAGIAFAPPHPISKPMKTPNGTPIVPTPPRTGMPSAMMGKAVTQSIVDMINGASEPTHTSSMAEMGAACVASAGKGFFSGTAAAMTVFPIVPDFKKYPGTGRDINGTTGEVGLAAHWVKHLLHHLFMWKAQLKPGWTLIPE; via the coding sequence ATGGCAAGATTAGTTATTCTTGGTGCTGGTGTAGCAGGTCATACGGCGGCATCTTTTGCTGCAAAATGGCTTGGAAAGGAGCATGAGGTAGTAGTAGTTACTCCAAATGCAAAATGGAACTGGATTCCTTCAAACATCTGGGTAGGTGTTGGAGAGATGAGTAAAGAAGAAGTTACTTTTGACTTAGCGCCTGTGTATGAAAAAGCAGGGGCAACTTACAAACAAGCAAAAGCGGTTTCTATAAATCCTGAGGGTAGTGAAGCAATTGACAAGTCTTTTGTAACTATCGAATATACAGGACAAGACAAAATTGGTACTACTGAAGAAGTTGAATATGATTATCTTATCAACGCAACAGGACCAAAACTAAACTTTGGTGCAACTCCAGGACTTGGTGAAGGTACTAACCTAGGGGAGCATACTGTTTCTGTTTGTACTGCTGACCATGCTGTTCATGCATCTCATAAATTAAATGAATGTATTGATAAAATGAAAGCTGGGCAAAAACAAAAATTCCTAATTGGAACTGGACATGGAATGTGTACTTGTCAAGGTGCAGCATTTGAGTATATCTTCAACATTGAACACAAACTTCAAGAGAAGGGTGTTAGAGATATGGCTGACATCACATGGATTTCAAACGAATCTTTCTTAGGTGACTTTGGTATGGGCGGTTTGCATTTTAAAATGGGTGGTTTTATTACTTCATCTAAAGTATTTGCTGAATCTCTATATGCTGAACGCGGTATGGATTGGATTATAGGAGCACATGTTAATAAAGTTGAATCAGGTATGGTTACTTATGAATCACTTGATGGAAGTATTGATACTCAAGCATTTGATTTTGCTATGCTTATCCCACCATTTGCTGGTGTTGGTATGAAAGCTTATAGCAAAGATGGCAGTGATATTACAGATACAGTTTTTGCTCCAAATGGAATGATGAAAGTTGATGCTGATTATACAAAAACTTCGTATGCTGATTGGGAACCAAAAGATTGGCCAAAAACTCTTCAATCTCCTGTATATAAGAATATTTTTGCTGCTGGTATTGCTTTTGCACCTCCACATCCGATTTCAAAACCTATGAAAACACCAAATGGAACTCCAATCGTACCAACTCCACCAAGAACGGGTATGCCTTCTGCAATGATGGGTAAAGCTGTTACTCAAAGTATTGTTGATATGATAAATGGAGCTAGCGAGCCTACACATACATCATCTATGGCAGAGATGGGAGCAGCTTGTGTTGCTTCTGCTGGGAAAGGATTCTTTAGTGGAACTGCTGCAGCAATGACTGTTTTTCCAATTGTTCCAGACTTTAAAAAATATCCAGGAACTGGTCGTGATATCAATGGTACAACAGGTGAAGTTGGTCTTGCAGCACACTGGGTGAAACATTTACTTCACCATTTATTTATGTGGAAAGCTCAACTTAAACCAGGCTGGACTTTAATACCAGAATAA
- a CDS encoding peptide deformylase, producing the protein MIKNIITYPTPTGVEYAPDIRVFDEQLFIFIDDLKETAEANKLEGLAATQVGSYYNVVIVKKDEEFLELINPRILRKSGKVTSNETTSYFPNTSAKMQRYESISLVYEDRNGDSHSLKADGDFSILLQRKIDYLFGANFLTQLKGKDKENFETSLNANGASCPTTPSTFSRDYFIKASNFILVAMLLLLISSFFISQKDILDDMWNYQLFLSFTVLGINIFYALYSYYENKKFSICTNCYNMSIFGVVAMGFFRLTMIMLVSLLLIN; encoded by the coding sequence ATGATTAAAAATATAATCACATACCCAACGCCTACAGGTGTGGAATATGCTCCTGACATTAGAGTTTTTGATGAGCAACTATTTATTTTTATTGATGATTTAAAAGAAACTGCTGAGGCTAACAAGCTTGAGGGACTTGCTGCAACTCAAGTTGGAAGTTATTATAATGTAGTAATAGTTAAAAAAGATGAAGAATTTTTAGAGCTTATAAATCCAAGAATTCTTCGTAAATCAGGAAAAGTAACTTCAAATGAAACAACTTCTTACTTTCCAAATACAAGTGCTAAAATGCAAAGATATGAATCCATAAGCCTAGTTTATGAAGATAGAAATGGAGATTCTCATTCACTAAAAGCCGATGGAGATTTTTCTATACTCCTTCAAAGAAAGATTGACTATCTTTTTGGAGCAAATTTTTTAACACAACTAAAAGGAAAAGATAAAGAAAATTTTGAAACTAGTTTAAATGCAAACGGGGCAAGTTGTCCAACAACTCCTTCAACATTTAGTCGAGATTATTTCATAAAAGCTTCAAACTTTATTTTAGTTGCGATGCTTTTACTACTTATATCATCATTTTTTATAAGTCAAAAAGATATACTAGATGATATGTGGAATTATCAGCTATTTCTTTCATTTACTGTTTTGGGCATAAATATTTTTTATGCTCTGTATTCATACTATGAAAATAAAAAGTTTAGCATCTGCACAAATTGTTATAATATGAGCATCTTTGGTGTTGTTGCAATGGGGTTTTTTAGATTAACTATGATTATGCTAGTATCTCTTTTATTAATAAATTGA
- a CDS encoding hybrid sensor histidine kinase/response regulator, translated as MYEELPNLVKHRNIFIDSKHEIVINWLSYTSPQKILKQYNIDKEFFLSKYAGGVFDYFMNVIQGSVKIGQCPVMNEFLLYLKNKEMSADELFEICNHFRRSMIDFSYDKNLDSKDMTNEISFIFDKNFRGVLKFHTETVFQKLTDARQTADSASHAKEYFLSNMSHEIRTPLNAILGFVNLLMDESISKKHRNYLNIIFNSGENLLSIINDILDFSKLRSGEFTIEAKNFLPHDEISQTMELFVASANEKNITITSFIDPYIPKELYADSLRMKQILSNFLSNAIKFTPSSGHICVEASYKKQHLILSVKDNGVGIKKHDLDSIFTAFVQANYDQLKDLDGTGLGLSICHQLVQRMGGEIDVKSTFKEGSTFSISIPASSQSELCPIYENLLNFQSLKIVIYSENKKDFYKADSFLKYAKVFDMNVEVVDNLDTNFDIAFFLNEDASADFKAQLINSDKKFIAMVNKPSDEYDKYDNIAFISFPFYCSKIKDTFSEIFNPDAYSPHKKNIAAKFIGHILIAEDNEANQELIKIILTKYGLSFDLAHNGLEAVNLYKQNHYDLILMDEQMPIMDGTQAVKEILEYEISKGLGHTPVSALTANVIKGAKEKRLSSGFDSFLGKPIILKDVEEVFTLYLKIDLSQENKVEIKNSKDAIIGLDATKLKEELMLDQDELLMLLRLFMKKMKTQLPQLTDAIKNRDYKKIALNAHSIKGSSGNFRIESVQHDAGEMEAMSKDENDTYDYEKCLKSIKQRIQEIEIS; from the coding sequence ATGTATGAAGAATTACCAAACTTAGTTAAACATAGAAATATTTTTATTGACTCTAAACATGAGATAGTAATAAACTGGTTATCTTATACTTCTCCCCAAAAAATATTAAAACAATATAACATAGATAAAGAGTTTTTTTTATCAAAATATGCTGGTGGTGTTTTTGATTACTTTATGAATGTAATCCAAGGAAGTGTTAAAATAGGGCAATGTCCTGTTATGAATGAGTTCTTACTTTACTTAAAAAACAAAGAGATGAGTGCTGATGAATTATTTGAAATATGTAATCATTTTCGTCGTTCTATGATTGACTTTTCTTATGATAAAAACCTTGATTCAAAAGATATGACAAATGAAATATCTTTTATTTTTGATAAAAACTTTAGAGGTGTTTTAAAGTTTCATACAGAAACAGTTTTTCAAAAACTAACAGATGCCAGACAAACAGCAGATTCTGCCTCACATGCAAAAGAGTATTTTTTATCAAATATGTCTCACGAGATAAGAACACCGCTTAATGCAATCTTGGGTTTTGTAAATCTTCTTATGGATGAGAGTATTTCAAAAAAACATAGAAACTATCTAAACATTATCTTTAATAGTGGAGAAAATCTTTTAAGCATTATAAATGATATCTTAGATTTCTCAAAACTTCGTAGTGGTGAGTTTACTATCGAAGCAAAAAACTTCTTACCACATGATGAAATCAGCCAAACAATGGAACTTTTTGTAGCAAGTGCAAATGAAAAAAACATAACCATCACATCTTTTATAGACCCTTACATCCCAAAAGAGTTATATGCAGATTCTCTAAGAATGAAACAAATTTTATCAAATTTTTTAAGTAATGCCATAAAATTCACCCCAAGTAGTGGACATATTTGCGTAGAAGCATCTTATAAAAAACAACATCTTATACTTAGTGTAAAAGACAATGGGGTAGGAATAAAAAAACATGATTTAGACAGTATTTTTACTGCTTTTGTTCAAGCAAACTATGACCAACTAAAAGACCTAGATGGAACAGGTTTAGGACTCTCAATCTGCCATCAACTTGTACAAAGAATGGGAGGGGAAATTGATGTTAAATCAACTTTCAAAGAGGGAAGCACTTTTTCCATAAGTATTCCAGCATCTTCTCAAAGTGAACTATGCCCTATTTATGAAAATTTGTTAAATTTTCAATCTTTAAAAATTGTTATTTATTCAGAAAATAAAAAGGATTTTTATAAAGCAGACTCTTTTTTAAAATATGCAAAAGTATTTGATATGAATGTAGAAGTTGTCGATAATTTAGATACTAATTTTGATATAGCATTTTTTTTAAATGAAGACGCTAGTGCAGATTTCAAAGCACAACTAATAAACTCAGATAAAAAATTTATAGCAATGGTTAATAAACCAAGTGATGAATATGATAAATATGACAACATTGCTTTTATATCTTTTCCTTTTTATTGCTCAAAAATTAAAGATACTTTTAGTGAAATTTTTAATCCAGATGCTTATTCCCCGCATAAGAAAAATATAGCTGCAAAATTTATTGGTCATATACTTATTGCAGAAGACAATGAAGCTAACCAAGAGCTTATAAAAATCATACTTACAAAATATGGACTTAGTTTTGATCTTGCTCACAATGGTTTAGAGGCAGTAAATCTTTATAAACAAAATCATTATGATTTAATCCTTATGGACGAGCAGATGCCAATCATGGATGGTACACAAGCGGTTAAAGAAATTTTAGAATATGAAATAAGCAAAGGACTTGGACATACCCCTGTTTCAGCACTTACAGCAAATGTAATCAAAGGGGCGAAAGAAAAACGATTAAGTAGTGGCTTTGATTCATTTTTAGGTAAGCCAATTATCTTAAAAGATGTAGAAGAAGTTTTTACTCTTTACTTGAAAATCGACCTTAGCCAAGAAAATAAAGTAGAAATAAAAAACTCCAAAGATGCCATAATTGGATTAGATGCGACTAAACTAAAAGAAGAACTTATGCTAGATCAAGATGAGTTACTTATGCTTTTAAGGTTGTTTATGAAAAAGATGAAAACACAACTGCCACAATTAACAGATGCTATAAAAAACAGAGATTACAAAAAAATTGCACTTAATGCACATAGTATAAAAGGTTCTAGTGGAAACTTTAGAATAGAGTCAGTTCAACATGACGCTGGTGAAATGGAAGCAATGTCTAAAGATGAAAATGATACTTATGACTATGAGAAGTGTTTAAAAAGTATAAAGCAAAGAATTCAAGAGATAGAAATCTCTTAA
- a CDS encoding response regulator, translating into MVENSIIIVEDDEITALNLNLSLQKHGYDVIAVCDNAIDAKVKIEELEPDIVIIDISLDESNDGIELGDIVRREYHIPFIYLTSYSDDNIIAQAKLTEPYGYIVKPFDPSSLHATLQMAIFKYEVENARKINTVISGIDILNVEKLLLTKQESDKPIVYFGGEYYIDIKISETFYKDKKIKLTKKENAFLRLLVAQLGSVVTFEQAMDYVWQESGATANSVRTLVWRLRNKLPKEIIKNASGIGYCIEE; encoded by the coding sequence ATGGTTGAAAATAGTATAATTATTGTAGAAGATGATGAAATTACAGCATTAAATCTTAATCTATCTCTGCAAAAGCATGGATATGATGTTATTGCAGTATGCGATAATGCCATAGATGCAAAAGTTAAAATTGAGGAGTTGGAACCAGATATAGTAATCATAGATATATCTCTTGATGAAAGCAATGACGGAATAGAACTAGGTGACATAGTTAGACGGGAATATCACATTCCTTTTATATATCTTACCTCTTATAGCGATGACAATATTATCGCTCAAGCAAAACTTACTGAGCCTTATGGTTACATTGTTAAACCATTTGACCCTTCATCACTTCATGCAACTCTTCAAATGGCTATTTTTAAGTATGAAGTTGAAAATGCAAGAAAAATTAATACTGTGATTTCTGGTATTGATATCTTAAATGTAGAAAAGTTACTTCTTACAAAACAAGAATCTGATAAACCAATAGTTTATTTTGGAGGCGAATATTATATAGATATTAAAATTAGTGAAACATTTTATAAAGATAAAAAAATTAAACTTACAAAAAAAGAAAATGCATTTTTGCGTCTTTTAGTCGCTCAGCTTGGAAGTGTTGTGACATTTGAACAAGCTATGGATTATGTTTGGCAGGAAAGCGGAGCAACAGCAAATAGTGTTAGAACACTCGTTTGGAGATTAAGAAATAAGCTACCAAAAGAAATTATTAAAAATGCTTCTGGTATTGGTTACTGCATAGAAGAGTAA
- a CDS encoding 5'-nucleotidase, whose amino-acid sequence MALNLQNTLVVGISATALFDLSEADKLYKKEYALHPDKAIEVYRAYMLKNEEVTLDKGVGFPLIKALLNLNRFQKKDETPLVEVVVMSRNSPDTGVRVLNTIREIDLNITRSAFTAGESSADYLEAFNVDLFLRTNEVDAQVVIDNRVCASAVLSVSPEYKCDISDEQVRIAFDGDAVLFDEESEIVYKEKGIEAFHENEKNAQNTPMKEGPFASFLKKLASLQERLPMKMEFSPVRIALVTARNAPSDIRVIKTLRHWGVYVDEAFFLGGIEKSKILQAFRAHIFFDDQDVHLENSSLVVPCGKVLYPSECKLNN is encoded by the coding sequence TTGGCACTAAACTTACAAAACACTCTTGTTGTTGGCATCTCTGCTACTGCTTTATTTGATTTGTCTGAGGCAGATAAACTTTATAAAAAAGAATATGCCTTGCATCCTGATAAAGCCATAGAAGTTTATAGAGCTTATATGCTTAAAAATGAAGAAGTAACACTAGACAAAGGGGTTGGATTTCCTCTGATAAAAGCACTTTTAAACTTAAATAGATTTCAAAAAAAAGATGAAACTCCTTTAGTTGAAGTAGTTGTAATGTCAAGAAATTCGCCAGATACTGGAGTTAGAGTTTTAAATACCATAAGAGAGATAGACCTGAATATAACTCGTTCTGCCTTTACTGCAGGAGAGTCTAGTGCTGATTATCTTGAAGCTTTTAATGTTGATTTGTTTCTTAGAACAAATGAGGTAGATGCCCAAGTAGTGATAGACAATAGAGTTTGTGCTTCAGCAGTCTTGTCAGTTTCTCCTGAGTATAAATGTGATATTAGTGATGAGCAAGTTAGAATTGCCTTTGATGGGGATGCTGTACTTTTTGATGAAGAGAGTGAGATAGTTTATAAAGAAAAAGGTATAGAAGCCTTTCATGAAAATGAAAAAAATGCACAAAATACTCCAATGAAAGAAGGACCATTTGCATCTTTTTTGAAAAAGTTAGCATCTTTACAAGAAAGACTTCCTATGAAGATGGAATTTTCTCCAGTTAGAATTGCACTTGTTACAGCAAGAAATGCACCGTCAGATATAAGAGTCATAAAAACATTAAGACATTGGGGTGTTTATGTTGATGAAGCATTTTTCTTAGGTGGTATCGAAAAAAGTAAAATATTACAAGCCTTTAGAGCACATATATTTTTTGATGACCAAGATGTACACCTAGAGAACTCTTCTTTAGTTGTACCATGTGGAAAAGTGTTGTATCCTAGTGAGTGTAAGCTCAATAATTAG